The Verrucomicrobium spinosum DSM 4136 = JCM 18804 genome includes a region encoding these proteins:
- a CDS encoding SDR family oxidoreductase produces the protein MRLKDKVIIVTGSCTGIGKAMAKRFVAEGAKVVIHGLEADLGAQVIEELGAENATLHIEDLTAEGAPERLVELAVKSFAKLDAVVNNAAMVVASNLHTTDLAFFRKMMEVNTVAPFALIKAALPQLRENRGAVLNIGSVNAWSGEPNLLPYSISKGALMTLTRNLGDTLMREDHVRVNQINPGWVLTENEAQRKKEHGLPEDWYTHVPRVYAPAGRILWPDEIAVAAVYWLADESGPISGQVVDLEQHPFIGRNPPKDATTIPVSDKQ, from the coding sequence ATGCGCCTCAAAGACAAAGTCATCATCGTCACAGGAAGCTGCACCGGCATTGGCAAGGCCATGGCCAAGCGTTTCGTCGCTGAAGGAGCCAAGGTCGTAATCCACGGACTGGAGGCGGATCTGGGGGCGCAGGTGATCGAGGAATTGGGAGCGGAGAATGCGACGCTGCACATCGAGGATCTCACGGCAGAAGGCGCACCCGAACGCCTCGTGGAATTGGCCGTAAAGAGCTTTGCCAAGCTGGACGCGGTCGTGAACAACGCCGCCATGGTGGTGGCATCCAACCTCCACACCACGGATCTCGCCTTCTTCCGCAAAATGATGGAGGTCAACACGGTGGCCCCCTTTGCTTTGATCAAGGCCGCACTGCCCCAGCTCAGGGAGAACCGCGGTGCGGTATTGAACATCGGCTCTGTGAATGCCTGGAGCGGTGAGCCCAATCTGCTGCCGTACAGCATTTCCAAGGGCGCGCTCATGACGCTCACCCGCAACCTCGGAGACACTCTCATGCGCGAAGATCATGTGCGAGTGAACCAGATCAACCCCGGCTGGGTGCTCACCGAAAACGAAGCCCAGCGCAAGAAGGAACACGGCCTGCCTGAGGACTGGTACACTCACGTACCACGTGTTTACGCTCCTGCGGGACGCATCCTCTGGCCGGACGAAATCGCAGTCGCGGCGGTGTACTGGCTGGCGGACGAAAGCGGACCCATCAGCGGTCAGGTCGTGGATCTGGAGCAGCATCCCTTCATCGGCCGCAACCCGCCCAAGGACGCCACAACCATCCCGGTGAGCGATAAGCAGTAA
- a CDS encoding FadR/GntR family transcriptional regulator gives MKITAISRSPSLVEKVAARLAELTRGEDAEGGRRLPAVQALSEQLGVSRSVVREAVKRLETQGLLEVRQGVGMRSTDNLHKPLTQAVELLVPDAQERLRQLVQVRLMLEPEHARLAALNATQEQRTHLQEVYDRLAAADTLKAAIEADMAFHHALASASGNQVSAMMLLSLTDLLKASLSRGYSRVTTESAIVEHGIILKAVLGGDAAGAESAMRQHLDTTLDELALPPKKRAARKRSAGN, from the coding sequence ATGAAAATCACCGCCATTTCCCGGTCGCCGTCGCTGGTGGAGAAAGTTGCCGCCCGCCTGGCGGAGTTGACGCGCGGGGAGGATGCAGAGGGAGGACGTCGCTTGCCAGCGGTGCAGGCCCTCTCGGAACAGCTTGGTGTCAGTCGCAGCGTGGTACGGGAGGCGGTAAAGCGCCTGGAGACGCAAGGTTTGCTGGAGGTGCGTCAAGGGGTGGGCATGCGTTCCACAGACAATCTGCACAAGCCTCTGACCCAGGCGGTGGAACTCCTGGTGCCGGATGCGCAGGAACGCTTGCGCCAGCTCGTGCAGGTGCGTCTGATGCTGGAGCCGGAACACGCGCGTCTGGCGGCGCTGAACGCCACTCAAGAACAGCGCACCCACTTGCAGGAAGTGTATGACCGTCTCGCGGCGGCCGACACCCTGAAGGCCGCCATTGAGGCGGACATGGCCTTTCACCATGCGCTGGCCTCGGCCTCAGGGAATCAAGTCTCGGCCATGATGCTCCTGTCGCTCACAGACCTTCTCAAAGCCAGCCTGTCCCGCGGCTACAGCCGGGTAACCACCGAGTCCGCCATCGTCGAGCACGGCATCATTCTGAAGGCTGTACTGGGAGGTGATGCAGCGGGTGCAGAGTCCGCGATGCGACAGCATCTGGACACCACCCTGGATGAACTGGCTCTACCGCCGAAGAAGCGGGCAGCGCGCAAGAGATCCGCTGGCAACTGA
- a CDS encoding orotidine 5'-phosphate decarboxylase / HUMPS family protein, whose protein sequence is MKPIVQISLDLTNIDEALKTAALAIRAGVDWLEAGTPLILAEGLHGVRALRASFPGIPIVADLKTMDGGYLEAEMMAQAGATHVVVMARAHEETIKCVVKAGRDHNVKVMGDNLGCPDMVAGAKMLEDLGCDYVIHHIGYDERRGLAAAGQRMPSPLDQLREVVQAVKIPVQAVGGLTLEQAIQCPQYGAPLVVLGAPLTVDADAFKTADGDLEGSLRLICEAVHSQVVPGFSA, encoded by the coding sequence ATGAAACCCATCGTTCAAATCTCACTGGACCTCACCAATATTGACGAAGCGCTCAAAACCGCAGCCCTGGCGATCCGGGCTGGCGTGGACTGGCTGGAGGCTGGCACGCCGCTGATTCTGGCGGAAGGTCTGCACGGCGTGCGCGCTCTGCGAGCCTCGTTCCCCGGCATCCCGATCGTGGCCGACCTCAAGACGATGGACGGTGGCTATCTGGAAGCGGAAATGATGGCGCAAGCCGGAGCCACCCACGTGGTGGTCATGGCCCGTGCTCATGAAGAGACGATCAAGTGTGTGGTGAAGGCCGGCAGGGATCACAATGTCAAAGTTATGGGTGATAACCTTGGCTGCCCGGACATGGTGGCAGGCGCCAAGATGCTGGAGGATCTGGGCTGCGACTATGTGATCCACCACATCGGCTATGACGAACGCCGTGGCCTCGCCGCCGCCGGTCAACGCATGCCCAGCCCGCTCGATCAGCTGCGCGAGGTCGTGCAGGCCGTAAAGATTCCCGTTCAGGCCGTGGGCGGACTCACTCTGGAACAGGCCATCCAGTGTCCCCAGTACGGTGCGCCGCTCGTGGTGCTGGGCGCACCCCTCACGGTGGACGCAGACGCCTTCAAGACGGCAGATGGCGACCTCGAAGGATCACTCCGCCTGATCTGTGAGGCCGTGCACTCCCAGGTGGTTCCCGGGTTTAGCGCATAA
- a CDS encoding PVC-type heme-binding CxxCH protein, with protein MNPSPLSLPLATLLACSTVWAAAPPEPTPVFRAGAVAVDVTPLKFPVRVNGNFTERLAQQANDRLHARALALDDGKVTAILCVVDTCMMSRELIDKAKAQASMETGIPLSRMLVSATHTHSAPSALGCLGSREDPEYAAWLPGKISEALTAAVKALQPARIGWSAVDDWDHTHNRRWIYRPDKVPADPFGQPTVRAMMHPGHQSPQHVGPSGPVDPQLSVVSVQTPEGKPLAVLANYSQHYFGATAVSADYYGVFCREVAKRLGQTSGEGPFVAMMTQGTSGDLMWRDYAKPAKNVSMTQYAEEVAGRAAEALAKVKYVNHVPLNVVETHLPLHYRTPDGDRLAWARQVVASLGNRLPQSKPEIYAKEALHLHEKQRTELILQAWRIGDLTVAAFPNEVFALTGLKLKSQAPLKAHFNISLANGAEGYIPPPEQHFLGGYTTWPARTAGLEVQAEPRIVEKLLGALEQAGGGKRRSMKHPAGTYAKAVLAAGPVGYWRMEEAQLPDAREEQGKVELDATMENGVALYLPGPEGAGLSEGEINRSIHLAGGRVRALLPPLPKAYSVEMWFWNGLPDDARPVTGYLFSRGKDGDAQCAGDHVGIGGTADKESTGRLIIYNGNQRKQLLRGTTRLALRAWHHVVMARDGDRVRVYLNGNLNPEMEGELPSTLPDGPSELFLGGRCDRFATLEGKVDEAAVYARALTGEEIASRYKLSGQTPPPAVTANEPVPAPTPPNTTKAAEATPPLNPEESLKRIHVPEGFTVALAAADPLVLDPVAFDWDARGRLWVVEMADYPLGMDGKGQPGGRVRILEDTDGDLRYDKATLFADGLRFPTGILTWRDGCLITAAPEVLFLRDENGDGRLDDGGRTVLLSGFQEGNQQLRVNGLRWGLDGWVYCANGGHTPAYGKEVQITSSLTGRRIALGSRDFRFKPDTGELEPLSGPAQFGRNRDEWGRWFGVQNSNPIWHYALEDRHLQRNPHVAPPSPKVLLTEPNARVYPVSSPEQRFHSFDQAGRFTSACSATIVGDARLMGASAPGVEQAMVCEPFHNLVQHLELAPEGPSFKARQVMAGKHDFFASEDRWCRPVMVRTGPDGALWVADMYRYMIEHPQWLPDSGKNALLPHYRKGDDKGRIYRVFAKDRASTDKVALDKASPKDLVATLESDNAWRRDKAHMLLAWSTDRSVLPSLGQLASESKSPLARAHALWILHAKRALEPGLLVKSLQDAADEVRENSLQMAEGRPEQEVIAAACLLANDPNAKVRLQLATTLWGWQDPVASRALIHLAQASGHIEMIRAAVLSSALPHLTALAKASEKAKMPDAMTDGLLQTAAGAGNAEALSLLMAPLLDRAMADADVETTVKHTTAVGSAWQALQRKGARLAALAATQTGTADWQSLVATETALAEKLRRMADAASTPLRVRIAAAAALLAYDDKPSGPVTVLLETMQPGTGIADFKTAAAALRSSGSDEIAVPLLERWAQYSPAQREVVLDLVLEKPEATRRLLDALQTRQVLPASLDIQRQSRLLKHPDKLLRERTSMLLGAPSSRQKVLDSFRPALTLPGDATRGRQVFAQACVACHQLEGTGLAVGPDLRTVVQHPADKLFTSILDPSANIEPGFTAYFCELNDGTQLYGAITIEAGDSLTLRLADGSARTLLRSGLKRLQSANVSLMPDGLEALLTPQSLADLIAYLKVPK; from the coding sequence ATGAATCCGTCCCCTCTCTCCCTGCCCCTGGCGACACTACTGGCGTGTTCGACCGTCTGGGCTGCCGCTCCCCCGGAGCCCACCCCCGTCTTCAGGGCTGGGGCGGTGGCGGTGGATGTCACGCCCCTGAAGTTCCCCGTGCGAGTGAACGGCAACTTCACAGAACGCCTGGCCCAACAAGCCAATGATCGGCTACATGCCCGGGCGCTGGCCTTGGATGATGGAAAGGTGACAGCCATCCTCTGCGTGGTGGACACCTGCATGATGTCGCGGGAGTTGATCGACAAGGCGAAGGCGCAGGCCTCCATGGAGACCGGCATCCCCCTGAGCCGCATGCTGGTCAGTGCCACCCACACGCACAGCGCTCCCTCCGCCTTGGGGTGCCTGGGCAGCCGTGAGGATCCCGAGTACGCCGCGTGGTTGCCAGGTAAGATTAGCGAAGCCCTGACGGCGGCGGTAAAAGCCCTCCAACCCGCAAGGATAGGCTGGTCCGCCGTAGATGACTGGGATCACACCCATAACAGGCGCTGGATCTACCGTCCCGACAAGGTTCCGGCCGATCCGTTTGGCCAACCCACGGTGCGGGCCATGATGCACCCTGGGCATCAAAGTCCCCAACATGTCGGCCCCTCCGGCCCGGTGGACCCCCAGTTAAGCGTGGTGTCCGTGCAGACGCCGGAGGGCAAACCTCTGGCGGTACTAGCCAACTACTCGCAGCATTACTTTGGAGCCACGGCGGTATCTGCCGACTACTACGGTGTGTTTTGCCGGGAGGTGGCAAAACGTCTGGGCCAGACTTCGGGCGAAGGCCCCTTCGTAGCCATGATGACCCAGGGCACTAGCGGCGACCTGATGTGGAGGGACTACGCCAAGCCCGCGAAAAACGTGAGCATGACCCAATACGCGGAAGAGGTGGCAGGTCGCGCCGCCGAGGCCCTGGCCAAGGTGAAGTACGTAAATCATGTGCCCCTGAACGTCGTGGAAACCCACCTGCCGCTGCACTACCGCACACCGGATGGCGACCGGCTGGCCTGGGCGCGCCAGGTGGTGGCTTCACTGGGCAATCGTCTCCCTCAGAGCAAGCCGGAGATCTATGCGAAGGAGGCGCTCCATCTGCACGAGAAACAAAGGACCGAGCTCATCCTGCAGGCCTGGCGGATCGGCGACCTGACCGTGGCGGCCTTTCCCAATGAGGTTTTTGCCCTCACCGGACTGAAGCTCAAATCACAGGCACCCCTGAAGGCTCACTTCAACATCAGCCTGGCCAATGGCGCGGAAGGCTACATCCCGCCGCCAGAGCAACACTTTCTAGGGGGCTACACCACATGGCCCGCCCGCACCGCGGGATTGGAGGTGCAGGCCGAGCCGCGGATTGTGGAGAAGCTGCTGGGTGCCCTGGAGCAGGCGGGCGGGGGCAAAAGGCGTTCGATGAAACATCCCGCGGGCACCTACGCCAAGGCCGTGCTGGCAGCCGGACCGGTGGGCTACTGGCGCATGGAGGAGGCCCAACTCCCTGATGCCCGGGAGGAGCAAGGCAAGGTGGAACTGGATGCCACCATGGAGAACGGCGTGGCCCTCTATCTACCCGGCCCCGAGGGAGCGGGACTCTCAGAGGGAGAGATCAACCGGTCCATCCACCTCGCGGGCGGACGGGTGCGGGCGCTGCTGCCACCCTTGCCGAAGGCCTACTCGGTGGAGATGTGGTTCTGGAATGGTCTGCCGGACGATGCCCGCCCTGTGACGGGCTACCTGTTCTCCCGCGGAAAGGATGGAGACGCCCAGTGCGCCGGAGATCATGTAGGGATCGGCGGCACAGCGGACAAGGAATCGACAGGCCGGTTGATCATTTACAATGGAAACCAGAGGAAACAACTCCTGCGGGGCACCACCCGGCTGGCACTCCGGGCCTGGCACCATGTTGTGATGGCGCGGGACGGAGATCGCGTGCGTGTGTACCTGAACGGGAATTTGAATCCAGAGATGGAAGGCGAGCTGCCCTCCACTCTTCCGGATGGCCCCAGCGAGCTGTTTTTGGGAGGCCGTTGCGACCGCTTTGCCACGCTGGAAGGCAAGGTGGACGAGGCCGCGGTGTATGCACGGGCTCTCACGGGCGAGGAAATAGCCAGCCGGTACAAGCTTTCAGGACAGACCCCGCCACCCGCAGTGACGGCAAACGAGCCAGTCCCCGCCCCGACACCCCCAAACACGACCAAGGCGGCAGAAGCGACGCCCCCTCTGAACCCGGAGGAGTCCCTGAAGCGCATCCACGTGCCAGAGGGGTTCACGGTGGCGTTGGCCGCAGCGGACCCCCTGGTGCTGGATCCGGTCGCCTTTGACTGGGACGCCAGAGGCAGGCTGTGGGTGGTGGAGATGGCCGACTACCCGCTGGGCATGGACGGCAAGGGCCAGCCGGGCGGGCGGGTCCGCATCCTGGAGGATACGGATGGCGACTTGCGCTATGACAAGGCCACGCTCTTTGCCGACGGCCTGCGCTTCCCCACCGGTATTCTCACCTGGCGGGATGGCTGCCTCATCACAGCGGCTCCAGAAGTGCTGTTCCTACGGGATGAGAACGGTGACGGCAGGTTGGACGACGGCGGGCGCACCGTGTTGCTCTCCGGGTTTCAGGAGGGCAACCAGCAACTGCGGGTCAACGGGCTGCGCTGGGGCCTGGACGGCTGGGTGTATTGCGCCAATGGCGGACACACCCCGGCCTATGGCAAGGAGGTGCAAATCACGTCGTCACTGACCGGCAGACGCATCGCCTTGGGCAGTCGCGACTTCCGGTTCAAGCCCGACACCGGCGAACTGGAACCCTTGAGCGGCCCTGCCCAATTCGGACGCAATCGCGATGAATGGGGCCGGTGGTTCGGCGTCCAAAACAGCAACCCCATCTGGCACTACGCCTTGGAAGACCGGCACCTACAGCGCAATCCTCATGTCGCCCCGCCTTCGCCCAAGGTGCTGCTGACGGAGCCCAACGCCCGCGTGTACCCTGTGAGCTCTCCGGAGCAGAGGTTTCACAGCTTCGATCAAGCAGGACGTTTTACCTCCGCGTGCTCGGCCACAATTGTGGGAGATGCCCGGCTGATGGGTGCCTCCGCCCCCGGGGTGGAGCAGGCGATGGTGTGCGAACCGTTCCACAACCTCGTGCAACATCTCGAACTCGCACCGGAGGGCCCCTCCTTCAAAGCTCGTCAGGTCATGGCGGGCAAGCACGACTTCTTTGCCAGTGAAGACCGCTGGTGCCGCCCGGTCATGGTTCGCACTGGGCCGGACGGGGCGCTCTGGGTGGCGGACATGTACCGCTACATGATCGAGCACCCGCAGTGGCTGCCGGATTCAGGAAAGAACGCCCTCCTGCCTCACTATCGCAAAGGAGATGACAAAGGTCGCATCTACCGGGTGTTTGCGAAGGATCGCGCCTCAACGGACAAGGTGGCTCTGGACAAGGCATCTCCCAAGGACCTTGTCGCCACGCTGGAGAGCGACAACGCCTGGCGGCGGGACAAGGCGCACATGCTCCTGGCGTGGAGCACGGATCGTTCTGTGCTGCCGTCACTGGGGCAGTTGGCGAGTGAATCCAAGTCTCCGCTGGCGCGGGCACATGCGCTTTGGATCCTCCATGCAAAAAGGGCTCTAGAACCTGGGCTGCTGGTGAAGTCACTCCAGGATGCCGCAGACGAGGTGCGCGAGAATAGCCTGCAAATGGCAGAAGGCAGACCGGAGCAGGAGGTGATTGCCGCCGCATGCCTTCTGGCAAATGACCCCAATGCCAAAGTCCGGCTTCAGCTTGCCACGACGTTGTGGGGCTGGCAGGATCCCGTGGCATCCAGGGCGCTGATCCATCTCGCTCAGGCATCCGGCCACATCGAGATGATAAGAGCTGCTGTTTTGAGCTCCGCCCTGCCCCACCTCACAGCCCTGGCCAAAGCTTCAGAAAAGGCGAAAATGCCCGATGCCATGACCGATGGCCTGCTGCAAACCGCCGCAGGGGCAGGGAATGCTGAGGCCCTCTCCCTTCTGATGGCCCCTCTGCTGGATCGCGCGATGGCGGACGCAGACGTCGAAACCACTGTCAAACACACGACCGCAGTGGGCTCAGCATGGCAGGCACTCCAGCGGAAGGGTGCCCGGCTGGCAGCCCTGGCCGCAACCCAAACTGGCACTGCAGATTGGCAGTCTCTTGTCGCCACTGAGACGGCATTGGCGGAGAAGCTGCGCCGGATGGCAGACGCCGCCAGCACTCCCCTGAGGGTGCGCATTGCTGCCGCTGCGGCGCTGCTGGCCTACGATGACAAGCCATCCGGGCCCGTGACCGTGCTGCTGGAGACGATGCAGCCCGGGACCGGAATTGCCGATTTCAAGACAGCCGCCGCAGCGCTGAGGTCCAGTGGGAGTGATGAAATAGCCGTGCCTCTGCTGGAACGTTGGGCGCAATACAGCCCGGCCCAGCGGGAGGTCGTGCTGGATCTTGTGTTGGAGAAACCTGAGGCAACCCGCCGGCTGCTTGACGCTCTTCAGACGCGGCAGGTGTTGCCCGCCAGCCTGGACATCCAGCGGCAGTCCCGTCTTCTCAAGCATCCGGACAAGCTGCTGAGAGAACGCACATCCATGCTGCTGGGAGCACCCTCCTCCCGCCAAAAGGTGCTGGACAGTTTCCGCCCAGCCTTGACCCTGCCAGGGGACGCCACGCGTGGTCGTCAGGTCTTTGCGCAGGCCTGCGTGGCCTGCCATCAGCTGGAGGGCACGGGATTGGCCGTGGGACCAGACTTGCGCACCGTCGTGCAGCATCCAGCTGACAAGCTGTTCACCTCCATCCTGGATCCAAGCGCGAACATTGAGCCCGGGTTCACGGCTTATTTCTGTGAACTAAACGACGGCACCCAGCTGTACGGGGCGATCACGATCGAAGCAGGCGACAGCCTGACCCTGCGCCTTGCCGATGGCAGCGCCCGCACCTTGCTGCGGAGTGGTCTGAAACGCCTGCAGAGCGCCAATGTCTCCCTCATGCCTGACGGCCTGGAGGCCCTGCTGACTCCGCAGTCTCTCGCCGACCTCATCGCCTATTTGAAAGTGCCGAAGTAA
- a CDS encoding FAD-dependent oxidoreductase, producing the protein MNTRRTFVASSVAATMAGPLLAAEGAAGTSAGTGRKTIETDVLVCGGGCAGTAAALSAARHGARTLLVEKAPFAGGIITSVGLPYFDGISNIGDHRVVVKGIALELLSKTGVCAPDAQVIKPHNPTIPNTFEFKVLLDRELQAQKDRLTVLYNSFACEAESSNGRIRNVTIANKDGLVTVRPKVVIDCTGDADVAAWAGTPTEQSAEVQPLTLHFRIGGVKPAKGIGGLCRESLVKAQALGELPYFYGPGVMFLFGKDEVYVHGIRVPANPTDAADLSRAEMQGRADALAMHKAWKRDIPAFADSYFLEAYPWIGVRESRRLIGQHVLNEKEIMGGRRFPDAIATGCWYLDLHPNKTTLGSANDFKPEKVQPGPYDIPYRSLVPQKIENLLVAGRCHSATRGAHASTRVTVTAMALGEAAGCAAALSLKNSTNVAELDGQKVREVLTTVNAGPFTDAA; encoded by the coding sequence ATGAACACACGACGGACATTTGTAGCTTCCTCCGTGGCGGCGACAATGGCAGGGCCTTTGCTGGCGGCGGAGGGTGCGGCAGGAACCAGCGCAGGCACCGGTCGCAAAACCATTGAAACAGACGTGCTGGTTTGTGGCGGTGGCTGTGCGGGCACCGCCGCGGCACTGAGCGCTGCACGACATGGCGCACGAACCCTGCTGGTGGAAAAGGCCCCCTTTGCAGGCGGGATCATCACCAGCGTGGGGTTGCCCTATTTCGATGGCATCTCCAACATTGGCGACCACCGCGTGGTGGTGAAGGGCATCGCCCTGGAACTCTTGTCCAAGACCGGAGTGTGCGCGCCTGACGCGCAGGTGATCAAACCACACAACCCGACGATCCCCAACACGTTTGAGTTCAAGGTACTACTGGACCGGGAGCTGCAGGCGCAAAAAGACCGGCTCACAGTGTTGTACAACTCCTTTGCCTGCGAGGCGGAGTCGTCCAACGGCCGGATCCGCAATGTCACCATCGCAAACAAAGACGGCCTGGTAACCGTGCGCCCCAAGGTCGTGATTGACTGCACCGGCGATGCCGATGTCGCGGCCTGGGCCGGCACACCCACTGAACAAAGCGCCGAGGTGCAGCCGTTGACCCTCCACTTCCGCATCGGCGGCGTGAAGCCCGCCAAGGGCATCGGCGGACTCTGCCGCGAGTCTCTGGTGAAAGCTCAGGCGCTTGGAGAATTGCCTTACTTCTACGGCCCCGGAGTGATGTTCCTCTTCGGCAAGGATGAGGTGTATGTGCACGGCATCCGTGTGCCAGCCAACCCCACCGACGCCGCCGACCTCTCCCGCGCGGAAATGCAGGGGCGCGCCGACGCCCTGGCCATGCACAAGGCCTGGAAGCGCGACATCCCAGCCTTTGCAGATTCCTATTTCCTCGAAGCCTATCCCTGGATAGGCGTGCGTGAATCCCGGCGGCTCATTGGCCAGCACGTGCTGAATGAAAAGGAAATCATGGGAGGTCGTCGCTTCCCGGACGCCATCGCCACTGGTTGCTGGTATCTGGACCTTCACCCCAACAAGACCACTCTGGGCAGTGCCAACGACTTCAAGCCCGAGAAGGTCCAACCCGGCCCCTACGACATCCCCTATCGCTCCTTGGTCCCGCAGAAGATCGAGAATCTCCTCGTGGCTGGCCGTTGCCACTCCGCCACCCGCGGCGCTCATGCCTCCACACGAGTCACCGTTACCGCCATGGCCCTCGGCGAAGCCGCCGGCTGCGCCGCGGCCCTTAGCTTGAAGAACAGCACCAATGTGGCCGAACTGGATGGCCAAAAAGTGCGGGAGGTTCTCACCACCGTAAATGCAGGGCCGTTTACTGATGCGGCATAG
- a CDS encoding zinc-binding dehydrogenase gives MKTASAAVVNYAPEKGSVEIREILAPEIGDDDVLLEVANVGVCGSDLHQWTADHSWPVNYPVVLGHEFGGHIVETGKNVINWKEGDRVVSETAAVIDINNPMSRQGLYNLDPTRKGFGYGVNGAMTRYVRVPSRCLHRVPDKLAFEQACLTEPCCVAYNAVVENSRLKPGDRVIVLGPGTIGILCAAVARLCGAEVALVGLENDRQRLEIAKLYGCEGIIGDATEWAKRRDGLGADCVIDAAGSSITLKIALQLVRPNGWITKVGWGPQPLGFSIDPLVQKNVTLQGSFSHNWPVWERVIALLAGGQLDVKPIIGGVWAVTEWHEAFEKMHSGEVVKSVLKPV, from the coding sequence ATGAAGACCGCTTCCGCTGCTGTTGTGAACTATGCCCCGGAGAAGGGGTCCGTTGAGATTCGTGAGATCCTCGCCCCGGAGATTGGGGACGACGATGTGCTGCTGGAGGTCGCCAATGTGGGCGTCTGTGGCAGTGACCTCCATCAATGGACAGCCGACCATAGCTGGCCGGTGAACTACCCGGTGGTACTGGGTCATGAGTTTGGCGGCCACATTGTGGAGACCGGCAAGAACGTGATCAACTGGAAGGAAGGTGACCGCGTGGTGAGCGAGACCGCAGCGGTCATCGACATCAACAATCCCATGAGTCGCCAGGGGCTCTACAACCTGGACCCCACACGCAAGGGTTTCGGCTACGGTGTGAACGGTGCCATGACCCGCTACGTGCGTGTACCCTCCCGCTGCCTCCACCGAGTGCCGGACAAGCTGGCCTTTGAACAAGCCTGCCTTACGGAACCTTGCTGTGTGGCTTACAATGCCGTGGTGGAGAACAGCCGTCTAAAGCCGGGGGATCGCGTGATCGTACTGGGCCCCGGCACCATAGGCATTCTGTGCGCGGCCGTGGCCCGCCTGTGTGGGGCTGAGGTCGCCCTGGTGGGCTTGGAGAATGATCGTCAGCGTCTGGAGATCGCCAAATTGTATGGCTGCGAAGGCATCATCGGCGACGCGACGGAATGGGCCAAGCGGCGAGATGGCCTGGGTGCCGATTGCGTCATCGATGCCGCCGGCTCCAGCATCACACTGAAGATTGCACTGCAGCTCGTCCGCCCCAACGGCTGGATCACCAAGGTGGGCTGGGGCCCGCAGCCACTGGGCTTCTCCATCGACCCCCTCGTGCAGAAGAACGTGACCCTGCAAGGCAGCTTCAGCCACAACTGGCCAGTGTGGGAGCGAGTGATCGCCCTGCTGGCAGGCGGTCAACTGGACGTCAAACCCATCATCGGCGGCGTCTGGGCGGTGACCGAGTGGCACGAGGCCTTCGAGAAGATGCACAGCGGCGAGGTCGTGAAATCTGTACTTAAGCCGGTGTAA
- a CDS encoding sugar phosphate isomerase/epimerase family protein, protein MPKLAAFPKAFMQALCKDGSMKLSEWIGLASKLDVQGLEWYAGFLEMANERNWAGFRKQVEDLGLVIPMMCCSPDFTHPDAAFREAQIAKQKGWIDMTHALGGSYCRVLSGQRRPELTMDQGVSLAAECIEACLPYAQERDITLIIENHYKDDFWDYPEFAQKMDVFCKLVDRIDHPAFGVNYDPSNTYLAGEDPLELLRRVSHRVVTMHASDRYLIEGTIEDLRKEEGGSAGYAKRLRHGEIGKGLNDYDAIFTELKSKGFDGWISIEDGIEGMDQLERSVAFLKKKIAAHWG, encoded by the coding sequence ATGCCCAAACTTGCCGCATTCCCCAAAGCCTTCATGCAGGCGCTCTGCAAAGACGGATCGATGAAACTGTCTGAGTGGATCGGCCTTGCGTCCAAGCTTGACGTACAGGGTCTGGAATGGTACGCCGGGTTTCTGGAGATGGCGAACGAGCGCAACTGGGCGGGCTTTCGCAAGCAAGTGGAGGATCTCGGTCTCGTGATCCCCATGATGTGCTGCTCACCCGACTTTACGCACCCGGACGCGGCGTTCCGTGAGGCACAAATTGCGAAGCAGAAGGGCTGGATCGACATGACCCACGCTCTGGGCGGCTCGTATTGCCGGGTGCTCTCCGGGCAGCGTCGCCCGGAGTTGACCATGGATCAGGGCGTAAGCCTGGCGGCGGAATGCATCGAAGCCTGTCTGCCCTATGCGCAGGAACGAGACATCACGCTCATCATCGAGAACCACTACAAGGACGACTTCTGGGACTACCCGGAGTTTGCCCAGAAAATGGATGTCTTCTGCAAACTGGTGGACCGCATCGACCACCCGGCCTTTGGCGTGAACTATGATCCCAGCAACACCTATCTGGCTGGAGAAGATCCGCTGGAACTCCTGCGCCGCGTGTCCCACCGCGTGGTCACCATGCACGCCAGTGATCGCTACCTGATTGAAGGAACCATTGAAGATCTGCGCAAAGAGGAAGGCGGCTCCGCCGGCTACGCCAAACGCCTGCGCCATGGCGAGATCGGCAAAGGCTTGAACGACTATGATGCGATCTTCACCGAACTGAAGAGCAAAGGATTCGATGGCTGGATCAGCATCGAAGACGGCATCGAAGGGATGGATCAACTGGAGCGCAGTGTCGCGTTCTTGAAAAAGAAGATCGCAGCGCATTGGGGCTGA